Proteins encoded in a region of the Saccharothrix ecbatanensis genome:
- a CDS encoding ABC transporter ATP-binding protein → MARAVNAAEVAPTKYAWQVKAEGLRVRAGRTMAVDGLDLRLGRGVHGLLGPNGAGKTTLIRSLATVLRPVSGTLEVLGSPVSGQVDLRGLRRALGYLPQDFGYYKRFTVREFVEYMAWLKEVPKRDIPGAVQRAVERVGLADRADDRMKTLSGGMVRRAGIAQAIVNDPEVLLLDEPTAGLDPGQRVRFRELLQELGSDSCVVVSTHLVEDVAAACTDVVLVNAGRLVFQGTPDDLAAAGGPDDVGDSPLERGYSALLGEAGGW, encoded by the coding sequence GTGGCACGTGCGGTGAACGCGGCGGAAGTCGCGCCGACGAAGTACGCCTGGCAGGTCAAGGCGGAGGGCCTGCGCGTGCGTGCGGGCCGGACGATGGCGGTGGACGGGCTCGACCTGCGGCTGGGCCGGGGTGTGCACGGGCTGCTCGGCCCGAACGGCGCGGGCAAGACCACGCTGATCCGGTCGTTGGCGACGGTGCTGCGGCCCGTGTCCGGGACGTTGGAGGTGCTCGGCTCGCCGGTGTCCGGACAGGTCGACCTGCGCGGACTGCGCCGGGCGCTCGGGTACCTGCCGCAGGACTTCGGCTACTACAAGCGGTTCACCGTGCGGGAGTTCGTCGAGTACATGGCGTGGCTCAAGGAGGTGCCCAAGCGGGACATCCCCGGCGCGGTGCAGCGTGCCGTCGAACGGGTCGGGCTGGCCGACCGCGCGGACGACCGGATGAAGACGCTGTCCGGCGGCATGGTGCGGCGGGCCGGTATCGCGCAGGCCATCGTGAACGACCCCGAGGTGCTGCTGCTGGACGAGCCGACCGCCGGGCTCGACCCCGGTCAACGGGTCCGGTTCCGGGAGTTGTTGCAGGAGTTGGGTTCCGACTCGTGCGTGGTCGTGTCGACGCACCTGGTCGAGGACGTCGCGGCGGCCTGCACGGACGTGGTGCTGGTCAACGCCGGACGGCTCGTGTTCCAGGGCACGCCGGACGACCTGGCCGCCGCCGGTG
- a CDS encoding zf-HC2 domain-containing protein — translation MSEHASAELIARYASGDELPADRLWAVEAHLETCELCRLRLADVAPPQVTALTAAVWAGLEPTGTPVRGRGRFARWATPAFLPWLAMTAFVVLAALSVDGLLESRSVSSAVLLVAPIVPVLGVAAAWSRAMDPAYELVVSTARAGLRLVLRRTVAVLVAVLPALLVGGWLTGASPAYWLLPCLGVTSVTLALGGVIGIRRAAVATAATWAVLVIGPAVVLGGVPGVLAPGASPAWAAVLVGGAAAVFFRSAAYARL, via the coding sequence ATGAGCGAGCACGCGTCCGCCGAGTTGATCGCCCGTTACGCGTCGGGCGACGAGCTGCCCGCTGACCGGCTGTGGGCGGTCGAAGCGCACCTGGAGACCTGCGAGCTGTGCCGGCTGCGACTGGCCGACGTGGCTCCACCGCAGGTCACGGCGTTGACGGCAGCCGTGTGGGCGGGGTTGGAGCCGACCGGAACACCGGTGCGCGGACGTGGTCGGTTCGCGCGGTGGGCGACGCCGGCGTTCCTGCCGTGGCTGGCCATGACCGCGTTCGTGGTGTTGGCGGCCCTGTCGGTGGACGGGCTGCTCGAGTCGAGGTCGGTGTCGTCCGCCGTGTTGCTGGTCGCGCCGATCGTGCCGGTGCTGGGCGTGGCCGCGGCCTGGTCGCGGGCCATGGACCCGGCCTACGAGCTGGTCGTGTCGACCGCGCGGGCCGGTCTGCGACTCGTGCTGCGCCGGACGGTCGCGGTGCTGGTGGCGGTGCTGCCCGCGTTGCTGGTGGGTGGCTGGCTGACCGGCGCGTCACCCGCGTACTGGCTGCTGCCGTGCCTGGGCGTCACGTCCGTGACGCTCGCGCTCGGCGGCGTGATCGGGATTCGCCGGGCCGCCGTCGCCACCGCCGCCACGTGGGCGGTGCTGGTGATCGGTCCGGCAGTGGTGCTCGGCGGTGTGCCCGGCGTGCTCGCGCCCGGTGCGTCGCCCGCGTGGGCGGCGGTGCTCGTCGGGGGCGCCGCCGCCGTGTTCTTCAGGTCCGCGGCCTACGCGCGACTGTGA
- a CDS encoding RNA polymerase sigma factor: MNEEQLVRAVARGDRAAFEELYRRTSPWLAVRLRRRCADEQIVAEVMQETYLAVWRAAGSFAGAAVDGTAVGWLWTIAARRLVDAFRRRAHQARPVPVAETAPAAEDEVLAGALSDDVGGALRDLAPELRQVLQAMVLDGLSVRETAVLLGLPEGTVKTRARRARIAMREALS, from the coding sequence GTGAACGAGGAGCAGTTGGTCCGCGCGGTGGCCCGTGGCGACCGTGCTGCGTTCGAAGAGCTCTACCGGCGCACGTCGCCGTGGCTTGCGGTGCGGTTGCGCCGCCGCTGCGCCGACGAGCAGATCGTCGCCGAGGTCATGCAGGAGACGTACCTGGCGGTGTGGCGGGCGGCGGGGTCGTTCGCGGGCGCGGCGGTCGACGGCACGGCGGTCGGCTGGCTGTGGACGATCGCGGCCCGCCGGCTGGTCGACGCGTTCCGCCGCCGCGCGCACCAGGCCCGGCCGGTGCCGGTGGCCGAGACCGCGCCCGCCGCCGAGGACGAGGTGCTGGCGGGGGCGTTGAGCGACGACGTCGGCGGCGCGCTGCGCGACTTGGCGCCGGAGCTGCGGCAGGTGCTCCAGGCGATGGTGCTGGACGGGTTGAGCGTGCGGGAGACCGCGGTGCTGCTCGGACTGCCGGAGGGCACCGTCAAGACCCGCGCCCGGCGGGCTCGGATCGCGATGCGGGAGGCACTGTCATGA
- a CDS encoding Fic/DOC family protein: MTFEDPYLDPVSGVLRNAFGLTNKEECDRAEMRLSTMRVDELTMAPLPGPYDLAHLQAFHRRIFGDFYPWAGEVRRVDIAKGSMFAAWRQVEAYAQWVFDELKKDDYLRDLERHRFLDRFTYYYAEVNALHPFREGNGRTQRAFFQQLAREAGWQVAVHTLERGAFNEACRLSMITSADLLRELFDGVTTPA; this comes from the coding sequence GTGACCTTCGAGGACCCTTATCTGGACCCGGTGTCCGGAGTGCTGCGCAATGCCTTCGGGTTGACGAACAAGGAAGAGTGCGACCGCGCCGAGATGCGGCTGAGCACCATGCGCGTCGATGAACTGACGATGGCGCCCTTGCCCGGCCCTTACGACCTGGCTCATCTCCAGGCGTTCCACCGCCGCATCTTCGGGGATTTCTACCCGTGGGCTGGCGAGGTCCGGCGGGTCGACATTGCCAAAGGGTCGATGTTCGCGGCCTGGCGGCAGGTCGAAGCCTATGCGCAGTGGGTATTCGACGAGTTGAAGAAGGATGACTACCTCCGCGACCTCGAGCGGCATCGGTTCCTCGACCGATTCACGTATTACTACGCGGAGGTCAACGCCCTGCACCCGTTCAGGGAGGGTAACGGGCGCACGCAGCGCGCGTTTTTCCAGCAGTTGGCCCGGGAAGCCGGGTGGCAGGTGGCCGTCCACACGCTGGAACGCGGGGCGTTCAACGAGGCGTGCCGGCTGAGCATGATCACGTCGGCGGACCTGTTACGCGAGCTGTTCGACGGCGTGACGACCCCCGCCTAG
- a CDS encoding type II toxin-antitoxin system antitoxin SocA domain-containing protein has protein sequence MADVHDVAAAVLDATGPESPMKLQKLLYYTQAWHLAKYDEPLFTARIEAWRRGPVVPDVYFRHQGQSEVCAWEEGDPGSLTERERSVVRSVVERYGHFSRHELSDMAHAEEPWRAARDGLPPSEPSSTPLSHEVMARYFRRLTSTPEEAIAVAVGSARLEGLEVPDDLVATLRAVAAGELTMDEAIAREIEALRRS, from the coding sequence ATGGCGGACGTCCACGACGTGGCCGCAGCCGTACTCGACGCCACCGGCCCCGAGTCGCCGATGAAGCTCCAGAAGCTCCTCTACTACACCCAGGCGTGGCACCTGGCCAAGTACGACGAGCCGCTGTTCACCGCACGCATCGAAGCCTGGCGTCGAGGTCCGGTGGTGCCCGACGTCTACTTCCGGCACCAGGGCCAGTCCGAGGTCTGCGCCTGGGAAGAGGGCGATCCGGGCAGCCTGACCGAACGTGAACGGTCGGTCGTGCGGTCGGTGGTCGAGCGGTACGGGCACTTCAGCCGGCACGAGTTGAGCGACATGGCGCATGCCGAGGAGCCGTGGCGGGCGGCGCGGGATGGCCTGCCGCCGTCCGAACCGAGCAGCACGCCGTTGTCCCACGAGGTGATGGCGCGGTATTTCCGCAGGCTGACCAGCACCCCCGAGGAAGCGATCGCCGTGGCCGTTGGCAGCGCCCGGTTGGAAGGGCTGGAAGTCCCGGACGACCTGGTGGCGACCCTGCGCGCGGTTGCGGCCGGTGAGTTGACCATGGACGAGGCGATCGCCAGGGAGATCGAGGCGCTGCGCCGGTCGTGA
- a CDS encoding choice-of-anchor A family protein, whose amino-acid sequence MQISRVGAVGLAAGVAVLAIGWASPGQSAARLQAVANPLRPVAPGDVYADPSHGFLVLVEGDAGLYENETEGPMAIGGDVRFRQYNAGPNNPGTYVLAGDTQPTSLVIGGAPDFAGSTGTLSVLNNSYAKIGDLSAADVLPSGGVTWVVPDGAGAGNTPGISIQTSQPAESVGGPSGFDFASLFSTYRGLNAEMFACPSTVTLTDQNGQGPWNGTDPNATLGLQPGQNVLTLTPAQISALDNINPRNGYLQPGAEAWLIINVDVAGDYTFDPPNPSWQGAEASRHVLWNFTTSGTITLPPNSPTVWGTIYAPNATLVDLSPSNIEGAVVVRSLVHGGATEGSGGEIHNAPFDNIVTTCGTSPTTTTTPTTTTTTAPTTTTTAPTTTTTAPTTTTTQPTTTTTAPTTTTTTTTTAPTTTTTTAPTTTTTTGATTTTTGPTTTGPTTTSSGSTTTAPTTTTTGPTVSTTVSTTGSTTASTTASTTTAGSSIGTTTTHPAAVQPGGDDDQLAATGTSVRGLLTLGGLLVLSGGIALALTRLRDRRS is encoded by the coding sequence ATGCAGATCAGCCGCGTCGGAGCCGTAGGTCTCGCAGCGGGTGTCGCCGTCCTCGCGATCGGGTGGGCGAGCCCCGGTCAGTCCGCGGCCAGGCTCCAGGCGGTGGCGAACCCGTTGCGGCCGGTCGCGCCGGGCGATGTGTACGCGGACCCGAGCCACGGGTTCCTCGTGCTGGTCGAAGGCGACGCCGGGTTGTACGAGAACGAGACCGAGGGTCCGATGGCGATCGGCGGCGACGTCAGGTTCCGCCAGTACAACGCGGGACCCAACAACCCTGGGACCTACGTCCTGGCCGGTGACACCCAGCCGACGAGCCTGGTGATCGGCGGCGCGCCGGACTTCGCCGGGAGCACGGGAACGCTGAGCGTGCTCAACAACTCCTACGCCAAGATCGGTGATCTGAGCGCGGCGGACGTGCTGCCGTCCGGCGGCGTGACGTGGGTCGTGCCCGACGGGGCCGGCGCGGGGAACACGCCCGGCATCTCGATCCAGACCTCGCAGCCGGCAGAGTCGGTCGGCGGGCCGAGCGGGTTCGACTTCGCGTCGCTGTTCTCGACGTACCGGGGGCTCAACGCGGAGATGTTCGCGTGCCCGTCGACCGTCACGTTGACGGACCAGAACGGGCAAGGTCCGTGGAACGGCACCGATCCGAACGCGACCCTCGGCCTCCAGCCGGGCCAGAACGTGCTGACCCTGACCCCCGCCCAGATCAGCGCACTGGACAACATCAACCCGCGCAACGGTTACCTGCAGCCCGGCGCCGAGGCGTGGTTGATCATCAACGTCGACGTGGCCGGCGACTACACCTTCGACCCGCCGAACCCGAGCTGGCAGGGCGCCGAGGCGTCGCGGCACGTGCTGTGGAACTTCACCACGTCGGGGACCATCACGCTGCCGCCGAACTCGCCCACGGTGTGGGGCACGATCTACGCGCCGAACGCGACCCTGGTGGACCTCAGCCCGTCCAACATCGAGGGTGCTGTGGTGGTCCGGTCGTTGGTGCACGGCGGTGCGACGGAAGGCAGCGGCGGCGAGATCCACAACGCGCCGTTCGACAACATCGTCACCACCTGCGGCACCAGCCCCACGACGACGACCACCCCGACCACCACGACCACCACCGCACCGACCACCACAACAACTGCGCCGACCACGACCACCACGGCACCCACCACCACAACAACTCAGCCGACGACCACTACGACGGCGCCGACGACAACCACCACCACCACCACGACCGCGCCGACCACCACCACCACCACGGCCCCGACCACGACAACCACCACCGGCGCGACGACAACCACCACTGGTCCGACCACGACTGGCCCGACCACGACCTCCAGCGGGTCGACCACGACGGCCCCCACCACGACCACGACCGGACCCACCGTGTCGACCACCGTGTCCACCACTGGATCCACCACCGCGTCGACCACCGCGTCGACCACGACGGCCGGTTCCAGCATCGGGACCACCACCACCCACCCGGCGGCCGTTCAACCCGGCGGCGATGACGACCAACTCGCCGCCACCGGCACCTCCGTCCGCGGCCTGCTGACGTTGGGCGGACTGCTCGTCCTGTCCGGCGGGATCGCCCTCGCCCTCACCAGGCTCCGCGACCGCCGCAGCTGA
- a CDS encoding SMI1/KNR4 family protein, producing MGVLRHWERIVAWLDHHAPSTVSAFVPPEDDAAVEALALASGLAPPDDLRSWWAVCGGTANLAFAEVLPPFYTPLGPSNALRSWRLKERFWPVDLDSEAGTPTLGFHPMWLPIAFDGCGDALAVDLRPGVLCGCVVEWDRQAGEMLKPEWTSLDEMLDEVATALEHWGRLGHCEPLVTTDGRLGWRTD from the coding sequence GTGGGTGTTTTGCGCCATTGGGAACGGATCGTGGCGTGGCTCGACCACCACGCCCCCTCGACCGTGTCGGCGTTCGTGCCCCCGGAGGACGACGCCGCGGTCGAGGCGCTGGCGCTTGCGAGCGGACTGGCGCCGCCGGACGACCTGCGTTCGTGGTGGGCGGTGTGCGGCGGCACCGCGAATCTGGCGTTCGCCGAGGTGCTGCCGCCGTTCTACACGCCGCTCGGCCCGTCCAACGCGCTGCGGTCGTGGCGGCTGAAGGAGCGGTTCTGGCCGGTGGACCTCGACTCGGAGGCCGGCACGCCGACGTTGGGCTTTCACCCGATGTGGTTGCCGATCGCGTTCGACGGGTGCGGTGACGCGTTGGCGGTCGACCTGCGGCCGGGTGTGCTGTGCGGGTGCGTGGTCGAGTGGGACCGGCAGGCGGGCGAGATGCTGAAGCCGGAGTGGACCAGCCTGGACGAGATGCTGGACGAGGTGGCGACCGCGCTGGAGCACTGGGGCCGGCTCGGCCACTGCGAGCCGTTGGTCACCACGGACGGCCGGCTCGGCTGGCGCACCGACTGA
- a CDS encoding C40 family peptidase gives MDVGGFLAALVQPMKDHLAKLDGDTGGATSAADAFGRASSALTEIDGRHTGAANSAMADWYGEKANAFQARVSAFSGDVGTLARNATTTQQAATTAVTAVTSGKTAIQGLIDEFTGWAWPRLAAAVAAGVFGGIGAVLAVAAEVTAKARDYEGKTAQELEKVRTELTNVVTQLQGLAHPNFAGLGDPIGAESGGTTSTSSASGDDGGRQSSSTGGSGGSDTGGGGSGGGGGGGGGAGGGATGPRLPVAIPPQPGTGVGVNLPDGSSAEAPNETAARAVRNALSALGTPYVWGGANPPQGTDCSGLTQWAYGGAGFDIPRPASSQAMGASVPPDQLLPGDLVVWDGHVAMVIGNGQMVEAGDPVQVGAIRTSNSGMGFMGFYRPTG, from the coding sequence GTGGACGTCGGAGGCTTCCTGGCGGCCCTGGTCCAGCCGATGAAGGACCACCTGGCCAAGCTCGACGGCGACACGGGCGGCGCGACGAGCGCGGCGGACGCGTTCGGTCGGGCGTCCTCGGCGTTGACCGAGATCGACGGCAGGCACACGGGCGCGGCGAACTCCGCGATGGCCGACTGGTACGGCGAGAAGGCGAACGCGTTCCAGGCCCGCGTGTCGGCTTTCTCCGGCGACGTGGGCACGTTGGCGCGCAACGCGACGACCACCCAGCAGGCCGCGACGACGGCCGTGACCGCGGTGACGTCCGGCAAGACCGCGATCCAGGGCTTGATCGACGAGTTCACCGGCTGGGCGTGGCCCCGGTTGGCGGCGGCCGTGGCGGCGGGCGTGTTCGGCGGGATCGGCGCGGTCCTCGCGGTGGCGGCGGAGGTGACCGCCAAGGCCCGTGACTACGAGGGCAAGACGGCTCAGGAGCTGGAGAAGGTTCGCACTGAGCTGACGAACGTCGTCACGCAGTTGCAGGGCTTGGCGCATCCGAACTTCGCCGGGCTCGGCGATCCGATCGGCGCGGAGAGCGGCGGCACCACGTCGACGTCGTCGGCGAGCGGTGACGACGGCGGACGTCAGTCCTCTTCGACCGGTGGCAGCGGCGGTAGCGACACCGGAGGCGGCGGTAGTGGTGGAGGCGGCGGTGGTGGAGGTGGAGCCGGCGGCGGTGCTACAGGGCCGCGCCTGCCGGTGGCCATCCCGCCACAGCCCGGCACCGGCGTCGGCGTGAACCTGCCGGACGGCAGCTCCGCCGAGGCGCCCAACGAGACCGCCGCACGGGCCGTGCGCAACGCGTTGTCCGCCTTGGGAACCCCGTACGTGTGGGGTGGCGCGAACCCGCCGCAGGGCACCGATTGCAGCGGCCTGACCCAGTGGGCGTACGGGGGCGCGGGGTTCGACATCCCGCGGCCGGCTTCGTCGCAGGCGATGGGCGCGTCCGTGCCGCCGGACCAGCTGCTGCCGGGTGACCTGGTGGTGTGGGACGGGCACGTGGCGATGGTGATCGGCAACGGGCAGATGGTGGAGGCGGGCGACCCGGTGCAGGTGGGCGCGATCCGCACGAGCAACAGCGGCATGGGCTTCATGGGCTTCTACCGACCGACGGGCTGA
- a CDS encoding YbaB/EbfC family nucleoid-associated protein: MDETERAARRVADTERQVAEHVARTGPVLGRASSPDGAVTVVAVPGGPPQDVRIAPGALNMGPRALADEILRVSARASRDATTRMHRTLERVADPAAVRALAEIGFERGPDDDDFDGSYLRGSR; this comes from the coding sequence GTGGACGAGACGGAGCGGGCGGCCCGGCGGGTCGCGGACACCGAGCGGCAGGTCGCCGAGCACGTGGCGCGCACCGGGCCGGTGCTCGGCCGGGCGTCGTCACCGGACGGCGCGGTCACCGTCGTGGCGGTGCCCGGCGGCCCGCCGCAGGACGTGCGGATCGCGCCCGGAGCGTTGAACATGGGGCCACGGGCGTTGGCGGACGAGATCCTGCGCGTGTCCGCGCGGGCGTCCCGGGACGCCACCACCCGGATGCACCGGACGTTGGAACGGGTGGCGGATCCGGCGGCGGTGCGGGCGTTGGCCGAGATCGGCTTCGAACGCGGTCCGGACGACGACGATTTCGACGGCTCGTACCTGAGGGGTTCGCGGTGA
- a CDS encoding YbaB/EbfC family nucleoid-associated protein — translation MTQEQRLAAAEGLTEVLARTTGSAEHPTGLARATATATGELRALDLHPNALAQGPDAVGRLVVETARLATDAAVQKSYNELAKSLGDSMAMAVEAFAGPPPLKTAVPVAAPVAVPGGQPAGDQAGRGEQGRPGGQSRTPGPPAPPWAGQRQSRPAARPEPAETDDDDYFADPFRGQRQ, via the coding sequence GTGACGCAGGAGCAACGACTCGCGGCGGCCGAGGGTCTGACCGAGGTGCTGGCCCGCACGACGGGCTCGGCCGAGCACCCGACCGGCCTGGCCCGCGCCACGGCGACCGCGACGGGTGAGTTGAGGGCGCTCGACCTGCACCCGAACGCGTTGGCCCAGGGGCCGGACGCGGTGGGCAGGCTGGTCGTGGAGACGGCCCGGCTGGCGACCGACGCGGCCGTGCAGAAGAGCTACAACGAGCTGGCCAAGTCGTTGGGCGACAGCATGGCCATGGCGGTGGAGGCCTTCGCCGGCCCGCCGCCTCTCAAGACAGCGGTTCCGGTCGCGGCTCCGGTCGCGGTTCCAGGTGGGCAGCCGGCCGGTGACCAGGCCGGACGTGGTGAACAGGGCCGGCCCGGAGGACAATCGAGGACGCCCGGCCCGCCCGCGCCACCGTGGGCCGGGCAGCGGCAGAGTCGGCCCGCGGCCCGTCCGGAGCCCGCGGAAACGGACGATGACGACTACTTCGCCGACCCTTTCCGTGGTCAACGGCAGTAG
- a CDS encoding primosomal protein, with protein MAQDIVPIELGLTQGDVVTLWAPRWREEGEEWEAFLGHEEDLYAFPDAAHLAAFVRKAEEHDLTDHPAWHVVPALSVGELSPDDNHQFDLVGVPELVAEEPDTWVIGELADVVSIVRSLADVCDLEKVHEILDSAEGFSLLPQGTLPFTGREGQALWTEIAEVVSEKWDEVLDAIDEVVNTPDVDETELKAAQEELAAFEEANAAAAVAKSESEGDEDEDGEPVGFWAEVGIDPIKIITSAGEYYTLRCYLDDQPVFLGRKGKIDVFGSPRALARFIVEADDNDLAEVSTWGELVTKATGGDLEVEVDPDNVYVLTGLDEDIADGPDGIDATQLDLVVELLEDTGEWANDDTVKVALNQSERLGWLVSYVLKPDPTRLAPSAPFDDEQVAWRNLVASFEDRLKVH; from the coding sequence ATGGCACAGGACATCGTCCCGATCGAGCTGGGGCTCACTCAGGGTGATGTTGTCACCCTATGGGCTCCGCGCTGGCGGGAAGAGGGCGAGGAGTGGGAGGCATTCCTCGGCCACGAGGAGGACCTGTACGCCTTTCCGGATGCCGCGCACCTCGCGGCGTTCGTGCGCAAGGCCGAAGAGCACGACCTGACCGACCACCCGGCGTGGCACGTGGTGCCGGCGCTGTCGGTCGGCGAGCTGTCGCCGGACGACAACCACCAGTTCGACCTGGTCGGCGTGCCGGAGCTGGTCGCCGAGGAGCCCGACACCTGGGTCATCGGCGAGCTGGCCGACGTGGTCTCGATCGTGCGGTCGCTGGCCGACGTGTGCGACCTGGAGAAGGTGCACGAGATCCTGGACTCGGCGGAGGGCTTCTCGCTGCTGCCGCAGGGCACGCTGCCGTTCACCGGCCGCGAGGGTCAGGCGCTGTGGACCGAGATCGCCGAGGTCGTCTCCGAGAAGTGGGACGAGGTGCTGGACGCGATCGACGAGGTCGTGAACACGCCCGACGTCGACGAGACCGAGCTGAAGGCCGCCCAGGAGGAGTTGGCCGCCTTCGAGGAGGCCAACGCCGCGGCGGCGGTCGCCAAGTCCGAGTCGGAGGGCGACGAGGACGAGGACGGCGAGCCGGTCGGGTTCTGGGCCGAGGTCGGCATCGACCCGATCAAGATCATCACCAGCGCGGGCGAGTACTACACGCTGCGCTGCTACCTGGACGACCAGCCGGTGTTCCTCGGTCGCAAGGGCAAGATCGACGTGTTCGGCTCGCCGCGCGCGTTGGCCCGGTTCATCGTCGAGGCCGACGACAACGACCTGGCCGAGGTGTCGACCTGGGGTGAGCTGGTGACCAAGGCGACCGGCGGCGACCTGGAGGTCGAGGTCGACCCGGACAACGTCTACGTGCTCACCGGCCTGGACGAGGACATCGCCGACGGTCCGGACGGCATCGACGCGACGCAGCTCGACCTCGTGGTGGAACTGCTCGAGGACACGGGCGAGTGGGCGAACGACGACACCGTGAAGGTGGCGCTGAACCAGTCCGAGCGGCTGGGGTGGCTGGTGTCGTACGTGCTCAAGCCCGACCCCACCCGGTTGGCGCCCAGCGCTCCGTTCGACGACGAGCAGGTGGCGTGGCGGAACCTGGTGGCGTCGTTCGAGGACCGGCTCAAGGTGCACTAG